The following coding sequences are from one Melospiza melodia melodia isolate bMelMel2 chromosome 2, bMelMel2.pri, whole genome shotgun sequence window:
- the LOC134431544 gene encoding collagen alpha-1(I) chain-like, with amino-acid sequence MRPRGAKGAELLPGEKLTEPEGGHGKSLPPRAGNLRAGISSARQGGEGRRAPGTPPSPRGCGGCPGPGAAWLPLQALLLGVSREETPGNEIIWHSPQPPHLALPSQSSLRCLPAWPSPSGRPIDGKPRASLWLALPTPNYIFGLTKLPCHSGPHASTAPRTGKPRAALSHVRRGARPAGAEGQGGAAPRALPAGRGGRQRALPAGRGGRQRALPAGRGGRQRALPAAHLPAAPDRALLGAGSAEPGPPGAGALPAPRAGSAAPCSPRPAGAPVTPLLRRLPSHKVRDDGNTATTPHTGAREPTPRSGASPRLRCPKQASSPATASKLPLRQRSPGGAPLDPPALAAPARAPRRNFLPRRRSALPAAGRGEPRSRPGTAGLGGGASARELFAERSTDLPAAPRGCAVRGPRRGSPHRRLALLLSLKGSPVGGGKKRREKFHDPIPPLRGCVCRGLPQRGRVGEGARKDQGAAGRGSVAALCAHGAGARGKGFAPRLDRAQQREWERQPAMLIPAAGSAVKTPAAAALPDIAASLRGGSRRAATPRHPARPRALRRAPPARFPRDPGGAWNTPRRCNPRPQSHPPAPGFPRRAEASPLPQDPPRARSRQPAAWKLPGRPQGQAGSRPLRSPAPPGAFPGTGVVPPQRRRRRTEPFSPPLRGSPGSRRGWGTGSGPTVLADGEHCPEQQPGLILLPSWRGGTDPSLFASVPVLFPGSPSFAAGGWRLPKRTYRGFSSLVPRPAPAGCAPRRLPQRGSAGHRRANPGKFKACSCLADYRAAFPLPHGPEGADPRVRPLHTALSPGGEGGSALSLLLRPPRSGARMRSRKRLLR; translated from the exons ATGCGGCCCCGTGGGGCGAAGGGCGCTGAGCTGCTGCCGGGGGAGAAGTTGACGGAACCTGAAGGCGGCCACGGAAAGTCGCTCCCCCCGCGGGCCGGGAACCTCCGTGCCGGGATTTCCAGCGCACGGCAGGGCGGCGAGGGGCGGAGAGCCCCGGGGACACCCCCGAGCCCCCGGGGCTGCGGAGGCTGCcccggccctggggctgcctggctcCCGCTCCAAGCGCTCCTCCTCGGAGTTTCCAGAGAGGAAACTCCTGGGAACGAAATCATCTGGCACTCGCCTC AGCCGCCCCACTTGGCCCTGCCTTCACAAAGCAGCCTCCGCTGCCTCCCCGCCTGGCCGTCCCCCTCCGGCCGCCCCATTGATGGCAAGCCCCGAGCCTCCCTCTGGCTCGCTCTCCCAACTCCAAACTACATTTTCGGGCTGACTAAACTTCCGTGTCACTCCGGACCTCACGCCAGCACCGCTCCGCGCACGGGAAAGCCCCGGGCCGCCCTGTCCCACGTGCGCCgcggcgcccgccccgccggggcgGAGGGACAGGGGGGAGCAGCGCCTCGGGCTCTCCCGGCGGGCAGGGGCGGCCGGCAGCGGGCTCTCCCGGCGGGCAGGGGCGGCAGGCAGCGGGCTCTCCCGGCGGGAAGGGGCGGCAGGCAGCGGGCTCTCCCCGCCGCTCACCTGCCCGCCGCCCCGGACCGCGCGTTGCTCGGGGCGGGGAGCGcggagcccggcccgcccggcgcgGGAGCTCTCCCCGCTCCGCGAGCCGGCAGCGCCGCTCCTTGCTCGCCCCGTCCCGCGGGAGCCCCCGTAACGCCGCTGCTCCGGCGCCTTCCCAGTCACAAAGTGCGAGACGACGGGAACACCGCCACCACTCCCCACACGGGCGCACGGGAGCCGACACCGCGATCCGGTGCTTCCCCCCGCCTCCGCTGCCCCAAACAGGCATCTTCACCAGCAACTGCCTCCAAACTTCCCCTCCGACAGCGCAGCCCCGGAGGCGCTCCGCTAGACCCTCCTGCCCTCGCCGCtcccgcccgagccccgcgccgtAACTTTCTGCCCCGCCGCCGCTCTGCCTTGCCCGCGGCCGGCCGAGGGGAGCCCCGCAGCCGCCCCGGCACGGCGGGACTCGGCGGCGGCGCTTCCGCACGGGAGCTGTTCGCGGAGCGGAGCACTGACCTTCCTGCGGCGCCGCGGGGCTGTGCCGTGCGCGGTCCGAGACGCGGGTCCCCACACCGTCGCCTggccctgctgctctccctgaaggGCAGCCCCGTCGGGGGTGGGAAGAAGAGACGAGAAAAGTTTCACGATCCGATTCCCCCTCTCCGTGGGTGCGTGTGTCGCGGCTTGCCCCAGCGCGGGCGGGTCGGGGAAGGGGCGCGGAAAGACCAGGGAGCTGCGGGGCGCGGGAGCGTGGCCGCCCTCTGCGCCCACGGGGCAGGTGCCCGCGGGAAGGGCTTTGCTCCTCGGCTCGACCGGGCTCAGCAGCGGGAGTGGGAGCGGCAGCCCGCGATGCTCATTCCGGCTGCCGGCTCTG CTGTCAAaaccccggcggcggcggcgctgccagACATCGCTGCGAGCCTCCGCGGCGGGTCGCGCCGCGCTGCCACCCCCCGCCACCCCGCTCGCCCCCGGGCCCTCCGCCGGGCCCCCCCAGCCCGCTTCCCCCGCGATCCCGGCGGCGCCTGGAATACCCCCCGGCGATGCAACCCGCGCCCGCAGTCACACCCGCCGGCTCCGGGGTTCCCCCGTCGCGCAGAGGCATCCCCGCTCCCCCAGGACCCGCCGAGGGCTCGCAGCCGTC AGCCCGCGGCGTGGAAGCTCCCGGGGCGGCCCCAGGGCCAGGCGGGCTCTCGGCCCCTCCGCTCCCCCGCACCTCCCGGCGCCTTCCCGGGAACGGGAGTTGTGCCACCTCAGCGCCGCCGGCGCCGCACCGAGCCCTTCTCGCCGCCGCTCCGT GGGAGCCCTGGAAGCCGCCGAGGATGGGGAACGGGCAGCGGTCCCACCGTGCTGGCCGACGGGGAGCACTGCCCCGAGCAGCAGCCGGGTTTGATCCTG CTTCCTTCGTGGCGGGGAGGAACAGACCCGAGCTTGTTCGCCTCTGTGCCTGTTTTGTTTCCCGGCTCCCCGAGCTTTGCCGCGGGAGGCTGGCGGCTCCCGAAGAGAACATATCGGGGCTTCAGTTCGCTCGTCCCGCGGCCTGCCCCGGCCGGCTGCGCGCCCCGCCGCCTTCCCCAGCGCGGCTCCGCCGGGCACCGCCGAGCCAATCCCGGAAAATTCAAAGCATGCTCTTGCCTTGCGGATTACCGGGCGGCCTTCCCCCTCCCACACGGCCCGGAGGGAGCTGACCCCCGGGTCAGGCCGCTGCACACTGCTCTCTCCCCGGGAGGGGAGGGGGGCTCCGCTCTGTCGCTGCTGCTGCGGCCGCCGAGGAGCGGGGCGAGGATGCGCTCGCGAAAGCGGCTGCTCCGATAA